A genomic window from Winogradskyella sp. J14-2 includes:
- a CDS encoding Lacal_2735 family protein, protein MFGLFKKNSEKEKLQKQYEKLMAEWHKLSTTNRAASDNKYAEAQKVLEKLEALK, encoded by the coding sequence ATGTTTGGATTATTTAAAAAAAATTCAGAAAAAGAAAAACTGCAAAAACAGTACGAAAAGCTTATGGCAGAGTGGCATAAGTTATCTACTACAAACAGAGCTGCAAGCGATAATAAGTATGCAGAGGCTCAAAAAGTTTTAGAAAAATTAGAAGCGCTTAAATAG
- a CDS encoding glutathione peroxidase, producing MNPLKTFVGTLSTSDNKIKHKATASIYDIEINSLAGKPIKLSEFKGKKILFVNVASKCGFTPQYRALQELSDSYKDKLVVIGNPCNQFGGQEPGNADEIQEFCKVNYGVTFLITEKIDVKGSNQHPLYKWLTSKRLNGKQNSTVKWNFQKYLIDEHGEFIDYFYSITKPTNSRITKHLK from the coding sequence ATGAATCCACTAAAAACATTTGTAGGTACGCTAAGTACATCAGACAATAAGATAAAGCATAAAGCAACAGCCTCTATATATGATATAGAAATTAATAGCTTAGCAGGAAAACCGATAAAACTATCTGAATTTAAGGGGAAGAAAATTCTTTTTGTTAACGTGGCTTCAAAATGTGGTTTTACTCCACAGTACAGAGCATTACAAGAGCTTTCTGATTCTTATAAGGATAAATTGGTAGTTATAGGTAATCCATGCAATCAATTTGGTGGGCAAGAGCCAGGTAATGCAGACGAAATCCAAGAGTTTTGTAAAGTTAATTATGGTGTAACGTTTTTAATTACAGAAAAAATAGATGTAAAAGGAAGCAATCAACATCCTCTATATAAATGGCTCACATCAAAACGTCTAAATGGAAAGCAAAACTCTACTGTAAAATGGAACTTTCAAAAATATTTGATTGACGAGCATGGTGAGTTTATCGATTACTTCTACTCCATTACTAAACCTACAAATTCTAGGATTACAAAACATCTAAAATAA
- a CDS encoding SDR family NAD(P)-dependent oxidoreductase produces MKTIIVVGGSKGIGNATVASLLSSHKVINISRSQPEQSHENLTHHQCDIINDELPDISEADGLVYCPGSINLKPINRLSLEDFKNDFEINVLGAVKTIQKYLAVLKNGKQPSIVLFSTVASKLGMPFHASVAASKSAIEGLTKSLGAELAPTIRVNAIAPTVTDTDLASKLLRNERMIENMTDRHPLKKYLQPEEVADMVVFLLSHKAAALSGQIFEMDCGIVSFKL; encoded by the coding sequence ATGAAGACCATTATTGTCGTAGGTGGAAGCAAAGGCATTGGCAACGCTACAGTTGCATCTTTGCTTTCTTCACATAAAGTAATTAATATAAGTAGAAGCCAACCCGAGCAATCTCACGAAAACCTCACACATCATCAATGTGACATTATTAATGATGAGCTACCAGATATTTCGGAAGCCGATGGCCTAGTGTATTGCCCAGGAAGCATTAATCTTAAGCCCATTAACCGACTAAGTCTAGAGGACTTTAAGAATGACTTTGAGATAAATGTCTTAGGTGCCGTAAAAACCATTCAAAAATACTTGGCTGTGTTAAAAAATGGCAAACAACCTTCAATAGTATTGTTTAGTACAGTAGCTTCAAAACTTGGTATGCCTTTTCATGCAAGTGTTGCGGCTTCAAAATCTGCAATCGAAGGTCTTACAAAATCCCTCGGTGCAGAGTTAGCACCCACAATTAGAGTAAACGCAATTGCACCAACTGTTACAGATACAGACTTAGCTTCTAAACTGTTGCGTAATGAACGTATGATAGAGAATATGACTGATCGTCATCCGCTAAAAAAATATCTGCAACCAGAAGAAGTTGCAGATATGGTAGTATTTTTACTATCTCACAAAGCTGCTGCTTTATCCGGGCAAATATTTGAAATGGATTGTGGTATCGTTAGTTTTAAATTATAA
- the folE gene encoding GTP cyclohydrolase I FolE — protein MKTKIIPNTNGHRLNGLSIDDIGDDHLFTGIDTPMKANAFEMSDEEKKQRISILFSEIMDVLGLDLTDDSLKGTPDRVAKMYIEEIFSGLDPKNKPKVALFDNKYQYKQMLVEKDITFYSNCEHHFVPIIGKAHVAYKSSGKVIGLSKLNRIVQYYAKRPQVQERLTQQIANELKTVLETEDVAVIIDAKHLCVSSRGVKDDTSSTVTTYYGGEFNKPEKIVELQNYINN, from the coding sequence ATGAAAACAAAAATTATTCCTAACACAAACGGCCACAGGCTCAATGGATTGTCTATAGATGATATTGGAGACGACCATTTATTTACAGGTATAGACACACCCATGAAAGCCAATGCATTTGAAATGTCTGACGAAGAAAAGAAACAACGTATCTCAATTCTTTTTTCAGAAATTATGGATGTTCTCGGTTTAGATTTAACAGACGATTCTCTGAAAGGGACACCAGACCGTGTTGCCAAAATGTACATTGAAGAAATTTTTTCTGGTCTAGATCCTAAAAACAAACCCAAAGTTGCCTTATTTGACAACAAGTACCAATATAAACAAATGTTGGTAGAAAAAGATATTACGTTTTATTCTAATTGCGAGCATCACTTTGTACCCATCATCGGAAAGGCACACGTAGCCTACAAATCCTCTGGTAAGGTTATAGGTTTATCTAAGCTCAATAGAATAGTACAATATTATGCAAAACGTCCACAAGTACAAGAACGTTTAACACAGCAAATAGCAAATGAACTAAAAACAGTTTTAGAAACCGAAGACGTAGCCGTAATTATTGATGCAAAGCACCTTTGTGTATCTTCTAGAGGTGTAAAAGATGATACTTCATCTACAGTAACAACATATTATGGCGGAGAATTTAATAAACCAGAAAAAATTGTTGAATTGCAAAATTACATAAATAATTAA
- a CDS encoding TIGR03643 family protein, with amino-acid sequence MTLNERQIDRIIEMAWEDRTPFEAITFQFGLKEQEVIELMRKEMKPSSFKMWRKRVQGRATKHMYKRTFDKGRFKCSRQKSISNNSISKR; translated from the coding sequence ATGACATTAAACGAAAGACAAATAGATCGCATAATTGAAATGGCGTGGGAGGATCGCACACCTTTCGAAGCTATTACCTTTCAATTTGGTTTAAAAGAGCAAGAGGTTATAGAACTTATGCGCAAAGAAATGAAACCAAGTAGCTTTAAAATGTGGAGAAAACGTGTACAAGGCAGAGCTACTAAACACATGTACAAAAGAACTTTTGATAAAGGCAGATTTAAATGCTCGCGCCAAAAGTCCATATCAAATAACTCTATTTCAAAACGATAA
- a CDS encoding cryptochrome/deoxyribodipyrimidine photo-lyase family protein, protein MTNKPHINVVWLKRDLRLQDNEALSNALVTGKPTLLLYVFEHILINDNHYSERHFNFIKESLRDLNAQLKPLDSKVLSVTSDIQTAFNLIQEFYKIDAIYSHIETGILITYNRDKEFLRYCRNNFIRWNESKNNGVERGLLNRENWLEDWEDYMKEPLKEFKPNHKQLLSLQDISLLESVLTVTNLNTPENTKFQKGGSSSAWKYASSFFENRHKDYMFNISKPEASRTSCSRLSPYIAWGNVSIRQIFQKAQKIKEQSDNKRHIGAFLSRLRWQAHFIQKFEMEHTMENESVNKGYHKLKKSISLKYQQAWKEGQTGFPLVDASMRCLIETGYVNFRMRAMLVSFFTHILWQPWQNASEHLSQQFLDFEPGIHFPQLQMQAGETGINNLRIYNPTLNGHKHDPNAEFIKKWVPELAHLDVPFIHEPYLMTELEQGLYNFKLGEDYPEPIVDIKENRKRASDILWNMKKDAEVVKESFRILKRHTLQDRNRLLQND, encoded by the coding sequence ATGACAAACAAACCACATATTAATGTTGTATGGCTTAAGCGCGATTTACGACTTCAGGATAATGAAGCACTAAGTAATGCGCTTGTTACAGGAAAACCAACACTTTTACTCTATGTGTTTGAGCATATCTTAATAAACGACAATCACTACAGTGAGCGTCATTTCAATTTTATAAAAGAATCTCTTAGAGATCTTAACGCGCAGTTAAAACCTTTAGACTCTAAAGTACTTAGTGTTACTAGCGATATTCAAACTGCGTTTAACCTCATTCAAGAATTCTATAAAATAGATGCTATTTACTCTCATATCGAAACTGGTATCTTAATAACTTACAATAGAGACAAAGAATTTTTACGTTATTGCAGAAATAACTTTATTAGATGGAACGAAAGCAAGAATAATGGTGTAGAACGCGGTCTTTTAAATAGAGAAAACTGGTTAGAAGATTGGGAAGATTACATGAAAGAGCCGCTAAAAGAATTTAAACCAAACCATAAGCAATTATTATCTCTTCAAGATATTTCACTCTTAGAAAGCGTACTTACCGTTACTAATTTAAACACTCCTGAAAATACTAAATTTCAAAAAGGTGGAAGTTCTAGCGCTTGGAAATATGCTTCTTCATTTTTTGAGAATCGTCATAAAGACTATATGTTCAACATATCAAAACCAGAAGCATCACGCACAAGTTGCAGTAGACTTTCACCTTATATTGCATGGGGAAATGTTTCTATACGACAGATTTTTCAAAAAGCTCAGAAAATTAAAGAACAAAGTGACAATAAACGGCATATTGGCGCATTTTTATCACGCCTTCGCTGGCAGGCCCATTTTATTCAAAAGTTTGAAATGGAACATACTATGGAGAACGAGAGCGTTAATAAAGGATACCACAAACTAAAAAAGAGTATATCGTTAAAATACCAACAAGCTTGGAAAGAGGGCCAAACAGGATTTCCGCTTGTAGATGCAAGCATGCGTTGCCTTATAGAGACAGGTTATGTAAACTTTAGAATGCGCGCCATGTTAGTGTCTTTCTTTACACACATCTTGTGGCAACCTTGGCAAAACGCATCAGAACACCTATCACAGCAGTTCCTAGATTTTGAGCCTGGCATACACTTTCCGCAATTACAAATGCAAGCCGGAGAAACAGGAATAAACAATCTAAGAATTTACAACCCTACTTTAAACGGACATAAACACGATCCTAATGCTGAGTTTATAAAAAAATGGGTGCCTGAGCTGGCTCACTTAGACGTGCCTTTTATTCACGAGCCCTATTTAATGACAGAATTAGAACAAGGCCTTTATAATTTTAAACTTGGTGAAGACTATCCTGAACCTATCGTAGATATTAAAGAAAATAGAAAGCGTGCTAGTGATATTCTATGGAATATGAAAAAAGATGCAGAAGTTGTAAAAGAAAGTTTTCGTATCTTAAAACGACATACCTTACAAGATCGTAATCGCCTTTTACAGAACGACTAA
- a CDS encoding cryptochrome/photolyase family protein — protein sequence MKKNDNILLFPHQLFQDSPILEIDAAIYLIEEYLFFKQYKFHKQKIAFHRASMKAYADFLESKGKTVHYIEATSDDSDIRTLIPKLIDNGAKTLHVIDPTDNWLEKRIKSTAKDITIKWYESPLFINTKKDLSSFFKPSKKKFFQTSFYKEQRKKRDILMVSKEPEGGKWTYDSENRKKYPKDKTPPNIQFPERSEYYEEAIKYTEKHFNNHYGELNDFINYPIDFESSEAWLQQFFEYRFHEFGVYEDAIVKEEHFLNHSLLSPLINVGLLNPSNVIEKAITYAKDNDVPINSTEGFVRQILGWREFIRGVYEVKGTEERTKNFWNFDRKIPSSFYDGSTGIKPVDDVIKKVLKTGYAHHIERLMILGNFMVLCEFDPDEVYQWFMELFIDAYDWVMVPNVYGMSLFADGGLMSTKPYISSSNYIMKMSNYSKGKWQETWDGLFWTFMDKHREFFESNPRLGMLLGNLDRMKKDTLDNHFNNAEKFLKALK from the coding sequence ATGAAAAAGAACGACAACATATTACTATTTCCACATCAATTATTTCAGGATTCTCCAATCCTAGAAATTGATGCCGCTATTTACCTCATTGAAGAATATCTTTTTTTTAAGCAGTATAAATTTCATAAACAAAAAATAGCGTTCCATAGAGCGTCTATGAAAGCGTATGCTGATTTTTTAGAGTCTAAAGGTAAAACTGTTCATTATATTGAAGCAACTTCAGACGATAGCGACATTAGAACATTGATACCCAAACTGATTGACAATGGTGCAAAAACGCTTCATGTCATTGACCCAACAGACAATTGGTTAGAAAAGCGCATTAAATCAACTGCAAAAGACATTACAATTAAATGGTACGAAAGTCCTCTGTTTATCAATACAAAAAAAGATCTCAGCTCATTTTTTAAACCTTCAAAAAAGAAATTTTTTCAAACTTCATTTTATAAAGAACAACGAAAAAAACGAGACATTTTAATGGTTTCCAAAGAACCTGAAGGTGGTAAATGGACTTACGATTCTGAAAACAGAAAGAAATACCCAAAAGACAAAACACCACCAAATATTCAATTTCCCGAACGGTCTGAATACTACGAGGAGGCTATAAAGTACACAGAAAAACATTTTAATAATCATTATGGTGAACTAAATGACTTCATCAATTATCCTATAGATTTTGAATCCTCTGAAGCATGGTTGCAACAGTTCTTTGAGTACCGCTTTCATGAATTTGGCGTTTATGAAGATGCCATTGTAAAGGAAGAGCATTTTTTAAATCATAGTTTACTTTCGCCTTTGATTAATGTTGGTTTGCTAAATCCTTCAAACGTTATTGAGAAAGCCATTACTTATGCCAAAGACAATGATGTGCCAATCAATTCAACAGAAGGTTTTGTAAGGCAAATTTTAGGTTGGCGCGAATTTATAAGAGGTGTTTACGAAGTAAAAGGCACAGAAGAACGCACCAAAAACTTCTGGAATTTTGATCGAAAAATTCCTTCATCATTTTACGATGGTTCTACTGGTATAAAACCCGTAGACGATGTTATAAAAAAAGTATTAAAAACGGGTTATGCTCACCATATAGAACGTCTAATGATTCTTGGCAATTTTATGGTGCTTTGCGAGTTCGATCCAGATGAAGTCTACCAATGGTTTATGGAATTATTTATAGATGCCTACGATTGGGTAATGGTACCAAATGTGTATGGCATGAGTCTGTTTGCCGATGGTGGTTTAATGTCTACAAAACCATACATAAGCAGCAGCAACTACATAATGAAAATGAGCAACTACAGTAAAGGCAAATGGCAAGAGACTTGGGATGGCTTGTTTTGGACTTTTATGGATAAACATCGTGAGTTTTTTGAGAGCAATCCTAGATTAGGTATGCTCTTGGGTAACCTAGATCGCATGAAAAAAGACACTTTAGACAACCATTTTAATAACGCAGAAAAATTTCTCAAAGCTCTAAAATGA
- a CDS encoding DASH family cryptochrome produces MQKKDIKNLIWFRNDLRTIDNAVLSEATKNGNTVFGVYCFDPKQFQIDAFGFRKTEKFRAQFLIETIKDLKEKLSQLNIELLVYYEHPEVIIPRLCNTLNVEEIYLQKEWTQEEIDTENAVKAKIYNVTWHHIYNQFLFNPEDINFEISKTPQVFTVFRKKLEKYVSIRPEVETLKLPESNHIENSTNIPSLTDLGFNNFETHAHSAFPFKGGETAAQNRLEDYFFNTKKLGFYKKTRNGLVGKDYSSKFSPWLANGSISAKTIYWKVRQFEKEHYKNQSTYWLIFELIWRDYFKYISLKHGNQIFKLEGILKKDYNWATNQTQIQRWIDGETASDFVNANMIELKETGWMSNRGRQNVASYFAKELELDWRIGAAYFESLLLDYDVHSNYGNWMYVAGVGNDPRDRKFNVQLQAERYDSNGKFRNLWLQPSLF; encoded by the coding sequence ATGCAGAAGAAAGACATAAAAAATCTGATTTGGTTTAGAAATGACCTGAGAACCATTGACAATGCTGTTTTAAGTGAAGCCACTAAAAATGGTAATACTGTTTTTGGTGTGTATTGTTTCGATCCTAAGCAGTTTCAAATTGATGCTTTTGGTTTTAGAAAAACAGAAAAATTTAGAGCACAATTTTTAATTGAAACCATTAAAGACTTAAAGGAGAAACTTAGTCAACTCAACATAGAATTGCTAGTTTATTATGAGCATCCTGAAGTAATAATTCCACGGCTTTGTAATACACTAAATGTCGAGGAAATTTACCTTCAAAAAGAATGGACGCAAGAAGAAATTGACACTGAAAACGCAGTTAAAGCAAAAATTTACAATGTGACTTGGCATCATATTTACAATCAATTTTTGTTTAATCCTGAAGATATCAATTTTGAGATTTCTAAAACACCACAAGTCTTTACAGTTTTCAGAAAAAAATTAGAAAAATATGTCAGTATAAGACCTGAGGTTGAAACACTTAAACTACCAGAAAGTAATCACATTGAAAATAGCACAAACATCCCATCACTTACAGACTTAGGTTTTAATAATTTTGAAACGCATGCACACTCAGCATTTCCTTTTAAGGGAGGTGAAACTGCTGCTCAAAACCGACTGGAAGACTATTTTTTCAACACAAAAAAATTAGGTTTTTATAAGAAAACCAGAAATGGTTTGGTGGGCAAGGATTATAGTTCAAAATTCTCTCCTTGGTTGGCAAATGGTAGTATTTCTGCCAAAACCATCTATTGGAAAGTTAGGCAGTTTGAAAAAGAACATTATAAAAATCAATCGACCTACTGGTTAATTTTTGAATTGATTTGGCGCGACTATTTCAAATACATTTCACTAAAGCACGGCAACCAGATTTTTAAACTCGAAGGCATTCTAAAAAAAGACTATAACTGGGCTACAAATCAAACGCAAATACAACGGTGGATTGATGGCGAAACAGCATCTGATTTTGTAAATGCCAATATGATAGAACTTAAAGAAACCGGATGGATGAGCAATAGAGGTCGCCAAAACGTAGCATCCTATTTTGCCAAAGAGTTAGAGTTAGATTGGCGTATAGGTGCTGCGTATTTTGAATCGCTCCTACTCGATTATGATGTGCATAGCAACTATGGTAATTGGATGTATGTAGCAGGAGTTGGTAACGATCCTCGTGATCGTAAATTCAATGTGCAATTGCAAGCCGAGCGTTACGATAGCAACGGAAAATTTAGAAATTTATGGTTACAACCGAGTTTGTTTTAA
- a CDS encoding DUF2256 domain-containing protein, with protein MRGVKKQHLPTKICPVCERPFTWRKKWAKNWDNVKYCSEKCRRKT; from the coding sequence ATGAGAGGTGTAAAAAAACAACATCTGCCCACAAAGATATGCCCAGTTTGTGAGCGACCTTTTACTTGGCGCAAAAAATGGGCAAAGAATTGGGACAACGTAAAATATTGTAGCGAAAAATGCAGAAGAAAGACATAA
- a CDS encoding SDR family oxidoreductase — MQILITGTTGYIAKRLALQLLEEGHELVCCVRDLNRIPDEIEEHPRCSFIKMDFLSPEPNKIPKTIDAAYYLIHSMATNADDFEDLERQCAHNFKNLIEATECKQVIYLSGIVNDDSLSKHLKSRLQVEETLKSNSYALTTFRAGIIVGSGSASFEIIRDIVEKLPVMITPKWLNTKTQPLGIRDVLTYLSQALGKEALYNKSYDIFGPEVLTYKEMLLQFAEVRGLKRYIYTLPVLSPKLSSYWLYFVTSTSFQLAQALVDSMKVEVIGKPSDINKHIDIEPLSYKEAVNLAFQRIEQNSVISSWKDAVSSGRFKDQLSKHIELPQYGCFKDIRSRTIENEDYTLNKIWSIGGRNGWYSFNSLWKIRGYVDKLFGGVGLRRGRTHDTYLEAGDPLDFWRVLFADRGEKRLLLFAEMRLPGEAWLEFKIVKNKLYQRAVFRPKGLWGRLYWYMVLPFHAFVFKGMINALIKPE, encoded by the coding sequence ATGCAAATACTAATTACAGGAACAACAGGCTACATTGCCAAAAGATTAGCACTTCAACTTCTTGAGGAAGGTCATGAATTGGTGTGTTGTGTTCGTGATCTAAATCGTATTCCAGACGAAATTGAGGAACATCCAAGGTGTTCTTTTATAAAAATGGATTTTCTAAGTCCAGAACCAAATAAAATTCCAAAAACCATAGATGCGGCTTACTACCTCATACATTCCATGGCTACAAATGCTGACGATTTTGAGGATTTAGAACGTCAGTGCGCTCACAATTTTAAAAATCTTATTGAAGCTACTGAATGTAAGCAAGTCATCTATCTCAGCGGTATTGTTAACGACGATTCACTTTCTAAACATCTAAAATCTCGCTTACAAGTTGAAGAAACCTTAAAATCTAACAGCTATGCCTTAACAACATTTAGAGCAGGAATTATTGTAGGTAGTGGTAGTGCTTCCTTCGAAATTATAAGAGATATCGTAGAGAAACTACCGGTTATGATTACACCAAAATGGTTGAATACAAAAACCCAACCGCTTGGTATTAGAGATGTACTCACCTACTTATCTCAAGCCCTAGGTAAAGAAGCACTTTACAATAAGTCCTATGACATTTTTGGACCTGAAGTGTTAACCTACAAGGAAATGCTTTTACAATTTGCAGAAGTGCGTGGTTTAAAACGGTATATATACACATTACCTGTTTTAAGTCCAAAACTGTCATCTTATTGGCTCTATTTTGTCACTTCAACATCATTTCAATTGGCCCAAGCCTTAGTCGATAGTATGAAAGTAGAAGTCATCGGCAAGCCTAGCGATATTAACAAGCATATAGATATTGAGCCATTATCGTATAAAGAAGCTGTTAATCTCGCATTTCAAAGAATAGAGCAAAATAGTGTAATCTCTAGTTGGAAAGACGCCGTTAGCAGCGGACGATTTAAAGATCAACTATCTAAACATATAGAATTACCGCAGTATGGCTGTTTTAAAGATATACGCTCTAGAACCATAGAAAATGAAGATTATACTTTAAATAAAATCTGGAGTATTGGAGGACGTAATGGCTGGTACAGTTTTAATAGTCTCTGGAAAATTAGAGGTTATGTAGATAAACTTTTTGGTGGTGTTGGTCTTAGAAGAGGACGTACTCATGACACTTATCTTGAAGCTGGAGATCCTTTAGATTTTTGGCGCGTGCTCTTTGCAGACAGAGGAGAAAAGCGACTACTCCTATTTGCAGAAATGCGCTTACCTGGTGAAGCTTGGCTTGAATTTAAAATTGTAAAAAACAAACTCTACCAACGTGCCGTATTTAGGCCAAAGGGACTTTGGGGAAGATTATATTGGTATATGGTTTTACCATTTCATGCCTTTGTGTTTAAAGGCATGATTAATGCCTTAATAAAACCCGAATGA
- a CDS encoding flavin reductase family protein — MATFSTQDIDNMHHLYRINLINSCSGYKSANLIGTKDNLDVTNVAVFSSITHLGSNPALLGFFLRPTTVIRNTYENIKSTGKFTINHIYEDILEDAHHTSAKYDAQISEFDTTKLEEEYKDNFFAPFVKGCPIQIAMSYVEEYSIQANNTILLIGKIEKLHVPDSLLEKDGFINLSKGKVATINGLDGYAIPDLKKRLDYQRPKPEFAIPND, encoded by the coding sequence ACATGCATCATTTGTACCGCATCAACCTTATTAATAGTTGTAGTGGTTACAAATCTGCGAATTTAATTGGTACTAAAGACAATTTAGACGTTACTAATGTTGCGGTTTTTAGTTCTATTACGCATTTGGGCTCAAACCCTGCTTTGTTAGGTTTTTTTCTTAGACCTACAACTGTTATTCGCAATACTTACGAGAACATAAAATCTACAGGAAAATTCACCATTAATCATATTTATGAAGACATTTTAGAAGACGCACATCATACTTCAGCAAAATACGATGCTCAAATTTCAGAATTTGACACCACTAAATTAGAAGAAGAATATAAAGACAATTTCTTTGCACCTTTTGTTAAAGGTTGTCCTATACAAATAGCAATGAGCTATGTAGAAGAATACTCTATACAAGCCAATAATACCATTTTATTAATAGGTAAAATTGAAAAGCTACATGTGCCAGACAGTCTATTAGAAAAAGATGGTTTCATCAATCTATCAAAAGGTAAAGTAGCAACCATAAATGGTCTAGACGGATATGCTATACCAGATTTAAAAAAACGATTAGATTACCAAAGACCTAAACCAGAATTTGCAATACCCAATGACTAA